GCCCCGACTACATCGACCCCGGCTACCACGCGCTGGCCACCGGCCGCCCCGGCCGCAACCTCGACCCGCACCTCGTCGGGGAGGACCGCCTCGTGCCGCTGCTGCTGCACGGCGCCGCCGGCGCGGACCTGGCCGTCATCGAGGGCGTGATGGGCCTGTACGACGGGCAGATCGGTGGTGACGGGTTCGCCTCGACCGCGCACGTCGCCGCCGTGACGCGTACGCCCGTGGTGCTGGTCGTCGACATCTCGTCCGCCTCGCGCACCATCGCCGCCACCATCCACGGCCTCCGCACCTGGGCCCAGCCTCCGGTCGACGTGGTCGGGGTGATCCTCAACAAGGCGGGGTCCGCGCGGCACGCCGACGAGGTCGTCCGGTCGATCGGCGACCAGCTGCCGGTGCTCGGGATCCTCCAGCGCGACGACGGGATCGAGGCTCCGTCGCGGCACCTCGGGCTGGTGCCGGCGGCCGAGCGGGCAGATGCCTCGGCGGCGCTCGACCGGCTGGCGGCGCAGATCGCGGAGCGGGTGGACCTGGAGGCGGTCGTACGCCTGGCGCGCGCGGCGCCGGGGTTGGAGGGGGCTCCTTGGGATCCGGCGGAGGCCCTGGGTCTCGTGACAGGACTTCGTCCTTCCTCGACCAGCGGAAGCCTTCCGCTGGTTGAGGAGGCCGCCCTGGCGCCCGTCACGAAACCAGCGACCAACGGCCGGGCGAGGATCGCGGTCGCGGGCGGGCGGGCCTTCACCTTCCGCTACGCGGAGACGGTGGAGCTGCTGGAGGCCGCAGGCGCCGAGGTCGTCGAGCTCGACCCCCTCACCGACACCCGGCTGCCCGAGGGCACGACCGGGCTCTACCTCGGCGGCGGCTTTCCGGAGATGCACGCCGCCGAGCTGGGGGCCAACGAGCGCCTGCGGCGCGAGCTGCGTACGGCGATCGCGCGCGGGCTGCCGACGGTGGCGGAGTGCGCCGGGCTGCTCTACCTCTGCGAATCGGTGCGCGGCCCGGACGGGCCGGCGCTCCCGATGGTCGGCGCGATCGACGCGACCGCCGAGATGGCGCCGCGGCTCACGCTCTCCTACCGCACCGCCACCTCCCCCACCGACAACCTGCTGGGCCGCGCCGGCGAGGTCGTCACCGGGCACGAGTTCCACCGCACGCACCTGACGCGGGCGACGACCGGCGACCCAGCCTGGCTGATGCCCGACCCCGCCGGCGTCGCGACCGCCACCCTCCACGCGTCCTACCTCCACACCCACTGGGCCGGCCACCCGCAGCTCGCCGCGCGGTTCGTCGAGGCCGCGCGCGAGCACCGGGGGCCCGACCTGCGCCACCACGGTGACAAGGACACCGGTCCCGGGCTCGTCGACCTCGCCGTCAACGTCTTCGACGGCCCGCGCCCCACCTGGCTCGACCGCGCGCTCGCCGACAGCCTCGCCGACGCCGACGCCTACCCCGACGCGACCGACGCCGAGGCCGCGGTCGCCCGGCGCCACGGGCGCGACGCAGCCGACGTCCTCGCCACCGCCGGCGCCGCCGAGGCCTTCACCCTGCTCGCGCGCCTGCGGCCGTGGCGGCACCCGGTCGTCGTGCACCCGCAGTTCACCGAGCCCGAGGTCGCCCTGCGCACGGCGGGCCACACCGTCGGCCAGGTCGTCCTGCGGCACGAGGACGGCTTCCGCCTCGACCCCGACGACGTGCCCGACGACGCCGACCTGGTGGTCATCGGCAACCCGACCAACCCCACCGGCGTACGCCACCCCGCGGCCGTCATCCCCGGCCTCGCCGAGCCGGGCCGGTTGGTCGTCGTCGACGAGGCGTTCCTCGACGACGACGTCGAGACGCTGGCCGACGAGCGGCACCCCGGGGTCGTGGTCCTCCGCAGCCTCACCAAGATCTGGTCGATCCCCGGCATCCGCGCCGGCTACGTCCTCGCCGAGCCCGACGTCGTACGCGCCCTGCGGGACCTCCAGACGCCCTGGTCGGTCTCCGCGCCGGCCATCGCTGCACTCGTCGCGACCAGCAGCGAGCAGGCCCGCGAGGAGGCGAAGGCGAGAGCGCACGAGCTCGAGCGACGCCGCCGGCACCTCGAGGACGGACTGCGCGAGCTCGGCATCGAGACCGTCCCCAGCACCGCGCCGTACGTCCTCGCCCGGACCGGCGCCGGGAGCCGGGAAGCCCTACGGGACAGGGGTTTCGCGGTCCGCAGGGCCGACACGTTCCCCGGTCTCGACGACGAATGGGTCCGGATCAGCGCCCGCCGCGAGGCCGTCACCGACGACCTCCTGGGTGCGCTACGCTCCACGCACCCAGTCCTGAGGAAGCCGGTGGGAATCCGGCGCAGTGGCGCTACTGTGACATCGCTCAGCCACACCGAGCGGTGAAGTCAGACCCGACGGACTGGAAGTCACTCCCCATCAACCCGGGACGCTTTCATCCCGTAGGAGGAACCATGGCGCATGCCATCTCCAGCCCCACCTCGTCCACCGTCACTCCGGCCGACCTCGCCATCCCGCTGCGGGAGCTCGCTCCGTGGCTGGTCCTCGGCACGCTCTTCGCGATGTCGGTCCTCGTGCTGATCAGCTCGGTCCAGGGCGCGATCACCATCCCCGAGGGCACCGCGATCCACGAGTGGGTCCACGACGGCCGTCACCTGCTCGGCTTCCCCTGCCACTGATCCACCGATGACCACCCGCACCTTCCTGGTGCACGGTCTCCTCGCCGGTCTCCTCGCCGGTGTCGCCGCGTTCGTCGTGGCGTACACCGTCGGGGAGCCGCAAGTCGACCGTGCCATCGCGCTCGAGTCCGCAGGCGCCACTGCGGACCACCACGAGGACGGGGCCACCGCCTCGCACTCCCACTCCCACGATCACGGCGACGACGCCGCGGTCTCCCGCACCACCCAGTCGACGCTCGGCCTCGCCACCGGCACCCTCGCCATCGGCGTCGTGCTCGGCGGCCTGACCGGTCTGCTGTCCGCGGTCGGCCTCGGTCGGCTAGGCGGCCTCCGGCCCGCCGCGAGCACTGCTCTCGTGGCGCTGCTCGGGGCGGTTTCGTTCAGCGTGGTGCCGTTCCTGAAGTACCCCGCCACGCCACCCGCCGTCGGCTCCGGTGAGACCATCGACAGCCGCACCGCGCTGTGGTTCGGCTTCGTCGCGGTATCGGTGCTCGGCGTGCTGGCCGCCGTCGCGGTCGCCCGCTGGGCGGCCCGCCGGTGGAGCGGGGTGCCGGGCACGATCGCCGGAGCCACGGCGTACGTCGTCGTGGTCGCCGTCGCCGCGCTCGCCTTCCCCAAGGTCGACGAGCTCGGAGGCTTCCCGGCGAGCGTCCTGTGGGACTTCCGGATCTCCTCGCTGCTGACCCTGCTGGCGATGTGGGCGGTGATCGGTGCCGTCCTCACGGCGCTGGTCGACCGCACCTGGCGCCAGCATGAAGCGGTCGCGGCGCAGCGCGCCTTCGCCGCTGCGCTCTGACATGTCGGTCGGGGTGAGCCGAGCACTCGGTCTCGTGGTCGGCCACCTCGCCGACAGGCGTTTCGGTGACCCGCGCCGCGGGCACCCCGTGGCGATCTTCGGCGGCGTCGCTGCCGCCCTCGAGAGGCGCACGTACGCCGACTCGCGGGCGCGCGGCCTGCTCCACCTGGCCCTCCTGGCCGGGACCGCCGCGGGGGGCGGTCTCGGCCCGGAGCTACGGACGAGGAACCACCCCGTCACCCACACGCTCGTCACCGCGGCTACGACGTGGACGGTGCTCGGCGGCACCTCGCTCGCCCGCGAGGCACGCGCCGTCCACGACCTCCTCGCCGCCGACGACCTGCCCGGCGCGCGACAGCGGCTCACCCACCTCGTCGGTCGCGACACCTCGACCCTCGACGAGGCGGAGGTCAGCCGCGCCGTCGTCGAGTCCGTCGCGGAGAACACCTCCGATGCCGTGGTCGCACCGCTCGTGTGGGGCGCGCTCCTCGGCGTCCCGGGCCTGCTGGGCTACCGCGCGACCAACACCCTCGACGCGATGGTCGGCCACCGGGGCGAGCGCTACGGCCGGTTCGGCTGGGCGTCCGCCCGCCTCGACGACCTGCTCAACCTGCCCGGCGCCCGGCTCAGCGGCCTGCTCGCCGCGGCCCTGGCTCCCACGGTCGGCGGCCGTCCGTCAGCCGCACTGCAGGCTTGGCGTCGCGATGCCCGTCGCCACCCCAGCCCCAACGCGGGCGTCGTCGAGGCCGCCTTCGCCGGCGCGCTCGGCGTACGCCTGGGAGGTCGCAACCACTACGCCCACGGCACGGAGGACCGGGTGGTCCTGGGCGACGGCCCGCCGCCGGACCGCGCCGACATCGAGAGAGCCGTACGCCTCGCCGACGCGGTCGGCACCGGCGCCGTCGTCGTGGCCGCGCTCGTCGCGTGGCGGTCGGCCCGCTCGTAGACGCGCAGACATTGGTGCGGGGACGACGGCACCGGCACGCTCAGCCGGCCACGAGGCAACGACCAATGTCTGCGTGTCTGCGTCCCGACAGACGGCGGCTCAGGCGAACGGGTCGGGCAGCGCCCCCGGCAGCCCGGCCAGCAGCTCGCGCGCCCGGGCGGCTTCCTTGTGCTCCACGAGCACCTCGTACTTCGTCGCCACGACCTGGGTGATGGAGGAGAAGTCCCGCTGCCCGCGGGTGAAGGCGTAGCCGATGAGCGCCCAGACGAGGCCGAAGGTCGCCCCGATGAAGGCGGTGCTGAGCAGCACCTGCCAGAGGTTCTCCTCGGTGAAGAGCGCGAAGACCAGCCCGATG
This sequence is a window from Nocardioides sp. S5. Protein-coding genes within it:
- a CDS encoding cobyrinate a,c-diamide synthase; its protein translation is MVALPRLIVAAPASGHGKTTVATGLMAALARAGHTVSGHKVGPDYIDPGYHALATGRPGRNLDPHLVGEDRLVPLLLHGAAGADLAVIEGVMGLYDGQIGGDGFASTAHVAAVTRTPVVLVVDISSASRTIAATIHGLRTWAQPPVDVVGVILNKAGSARHADEVVRSIGDQLPVLGILQRDDGIEAPSRHLGLVPAAERADASAALDRLAAQIAERVDLEAVVRLARAAPGLEGAPWDPAEALGLVTGLRPSSTSGSLPLVEEAALAPVTKPATNGRARIAVAGGRAFTFRYAETVELLEAAGAEVVELDPLTDTRLPEGTTGLYLGGGFPEMHAAELGANERLRRELRTAIARGLPTVAECAGLLYLCESVRGPDGPALPMVGAIDATAEMAPRLTLSYRTATSPTDNLLGRAGEVVTGHEFHRTHLTRATTGDPAWLMPDPAGVATATLHASYLHTHWAGHPQLAARFVEAAREHRGPDLRHHGDKDTGPGLVDLAVNVFDGPRPTWLDRALADSLADADAYPDATDAEAAVARRHGRDAADVLATAGAAEAFTLLARLRPWRHPVVVHPQFTEPEVALRTAGHTVGQVVLRHEDGFRLDPDDVPDDADLVVIGNPTNPTGVRHPAAVIPGLAEPGRLVVVDEAFLDDDVETLADERHPGVVVLRSLTKIWSIPGIRAGYVLAEPDVVRALRDLQTPWSVSAPAIAALVATSSEQAREEAKARAHELERRRRHLEDGLRELGIETVPSTAPYVLARTGAGSREALRDRGFAVRRADTFPGLDDEWVRISARREAVTDDLLGALRSTHPVLRKPVGIRRSGATVTSLSHTER
- a CDS encoding CbtB-domain containing protein, translating into MAHAISSPTSSTVTPADLAIPLRELAPWLVLGTLFAMSVLVLISSVQGAITIPEGTAIHEWVHDGRHLLGFPCH
- a CDS encoding CbtA family protein, which produces MTTRTFLVHGLLAGLLAGVAAFVVAYTVGEPQVDRAIALESAGATADHHEDGATASHSHSHDHGDDAAVSRTTQSTLGLATGTLAIGVVLGGLTGLLSAVGLGRLGGLRPAASTALVALLGAVSFSVVPFLKYPATPPAVGSGETIDSRTALWFGFVAVSVLGVLAAVAVARWAARRWSGVPGTIAGATAYVVVVAVAALAFPKVDELGGFPASVLWDFRISSLLTLLAMWAVIGAVLTALVDRTWRQHEAVAAQRAFAAAL
- a CDS encoding cobalamin biosynthesis protein, which encodes MSRALGLVVGHLADRRFGDPRRGHPVAIFGGVAAALERRTYADSRARGLLHLALLAGTAAGGGLGPELRTRNHPVTHTLVTAATTWTVLGGTSLAREARAVHDLLAADDLPGARQRLTHLVGRDTSTLDEAEVSRAVVESVAENTSDAVVAPLVWGALLGVPGLLGYRATNTLDAMVGHRGERYGRFGWASARLDDLLNLPGARLSGLLAAALAPTVGGRPSAALQAWRRDARRHPSPNAGVVEAAFAGALGVRLGGRNHYAHGTEDRVVLGDGPPPDRADIERAVRLADAVGTGAVVVAALVAWRSARS
- a CDS encoding general stress protein → MSTPGLTPTSPLKLKFPQSLAVYDDYAKAQKSVDFLADADFPVSQLMIVGTDLKRIERVTGRLTWSKIAAGGILSGLWFGIFIGLVFALFTEENLWQVLLSTAFIGATFGLVWALIGYAFTRGQRDFSSITQVVATKYEVLVEHKEAARARELLAGLPGALPDPFA